The Macaca fascicularis isolate 582-1 chromosome 12, T2T-MFA8v1.1 genome has a segment encoding these proteins:
- the LOC123568083 gene encoding uncharacterized protein: MGCCGCGSCGGCGGGCGGGCSGGCGGGCGGCGGGCGSCTTCRCYRVGCCSSCCPCCRGCCGGCCSTPVICCCRRTCSSCGCGCGKGCCQQKGCCQKQCCC, translated from the coding sequence ATGGGTTGCTGTGGTTGTGGAAGTTGTGGTGGCTGCGgtggtggctgtggtggtggctgcagtggTGGCTGCGGTGGTGGCTgtggtggctgtggtggtggCTGTGGCAGCTGCACCACCTGCAGGTGCTACCGGGTGGGCTGCTGCTCCAGCTGCTGCCCCTGCTGCCGCGGCTGCTGTGGGGGCTGCTGTAGCACGCCCGTGATCTGTTGCTGCCGCCGCACCTGCAGCTcatgtggctgtggctgtgggaaGGGCTGTTGCCAGCAGAAGGGCTGCTGCCAGAAGCAATGCTGCTGCTAG